From Deinococcus sp. KSM4-11, a single genomic window includes:
- a CDS encoding LysR family transcriptional regulator, with the protein MASRHSRSHGPSALLRTPLSALLAVAEAGSFSEAAARLGLAQSTLSYAVKQAEDALGVVIFERGRRGARLTPAGQAVMVHARHAALSIQAMELTAHGQLRGTLRLAACRSILTHVVAPALRAFNDSYPQVEVVVIDTRGEHDEVAHLVRSGDVHLGLGRLPMPQGLITAPLVADEYLLVNAATAPPLRTWDDLHAARFIVCEEDCAPYVAAHIARHSRAPHPAIRLHDAGVALGLVAEGHGFTILSRLVVTPLPRGLRTESLPVPLWRTTGTVTTEAGALHPLVTAFTALALTPGGIGARAGGVARLLRFADQLGALPR; encoded by the coding sequence ATGGCCTCCCGCCACTCCCGGAGTCACGGGCCCTCTGCGCTGCTCCGGACTCCCCTGTCGGCCCTGCTGGCCGTGGCCGAGGCCGGCAGCTTCAGCGAGGCGGCGGCCCGCCTGGGCCTCGCCCAGTCCACCCTGAGCTACGCGGTGAAACAGGCGGAAGACGCGCTTGGGGTCGTCATTTTTGAACGCGGACGGCGCGGCGCCCGGCTGACGCCCGCCGGTCAGGCCGTCATGGTGCACGCCCGCCACGCCGCACTGTCGATCCAGGCCATGGAACTCACCGCGCACGGTCAACTCCGGGGCACATTGAGGCTCGCCGCGTGCCGGAGCATCCTGACCCATGTCGTGGCGCCGGCCCTGCGGGCCTTCAACGACTCGTACCCACAGGTCGAGGTGGTGGTGATCGACACCCGGGGCGAACACGACGAGGTCGCCCACCTCGTGCGCAGTGGGGATGTACACCTGGGACTGGGACGCCTGCCCATGCCCCAGGGCCTGATCACGGCACCGCTGGTGGCCGACGAGTACCTGCTGGTCAACGCCGCCACTGCGCCGCCGCTGCGCACCTGGGACGACCTGCACGCGGCCCGGTTCATCGTGTGCGAGGAAGACTGCGCGCCCTACGTCGCCGCCCACATCGCCCGGCATTCCCGGGCCCCCCACCCCGCCATCCGGCTACACGACGCGGGCGTCGCCCTGGGGCTCGTGGCCGAAGGCCATGGATTCACCATCCTGAGCAGGTTGGTGGTCACGCCCCTGCCCCGTGGCCTGCGCACCGAGTCCCTGCCCGTTCCCCTGTGGCGCACCACGGGCACCGTGACGACGGAGGCAGGCGCCCTTCACCCGCTGGTCACGGCCTTTACCGCCCTGGCGCTCACGCCCGGGGGGATCGGCGCCAGGGCAGGTGGGGTGGCACGCCTGCTGCGGTTTGCGGATCAGTTGGGTGCGTTGCCGCGCTGA
- a CDS encoding TIM-barrel domain-containing protein — protein MTTLQHTPHGIDDPYKILPTERHPRDPQPGERVHVGVQAGDQARVHVDLDHDGTVTRLPAQALGGGHHTADLGAVQTGHYAYTFVLEDGSSSERHDFTVGRWQAVTAIDGVQVTDTGVILTCLTGERAAPAYITVAVPAPGVCTVTFDADTAVVPEGLACQAHIQGRTTVLTAENMTVTLDLDGLSIKVAGHGSVARASLAVRWLEGGSDLTRIEGRFGLGDAPLYGLGERFDAPDKRGRSHDVRVYEEYKEQGARTYLPVPLVVSAEGWGVWLEADEPSDFDLRGPDGVIRAQKLPDAPTRLVLHLIVADTAYGVTSAFVGLNGGLAVPPKWAFGPWMSSNDWNNQARTEEVVRRTVAEDIPATVLVLEAWSDEHTFYIFNDAGYTPKTGAEAFRASDFQYAGRWPDPKAMIDECHAHGIRVVLWQIPVQKHVPEEHAQHHADEAYMLDQGYGVHDADGRPYRCRGWWFTDGLVMDFTNPAAREWWFAKRAYLFDDLGIDGMKTDGGEHLWGRGLRMHDGRRGLEMVNAYPNSYVGAYHDFIQERTRGDGLTFSRAGYTGAGRYPAHWAGDENSTWSALKSSIQAGLSAGISGVSMWSWDIGGFSGEIPTVELYLRSVGFGAFSPIMQYHSEWNPASENRDRTPWNIAERHQDDRALTVYRRYAQLRMRLLDYLHGEALALSAEGLPMMRYPGLEFPMARAFLEEDPHAYLLGRDLLVCPVVEKGALARPVHLPPGEWVNLWSGAHLSGHRTVVVPSPLDTIPVFVRATSPRLDLLLAAAAQF, from the coding sequence TTGACCACGTTGCAGCACACCCCCCACGGCATCGACGATCCCTACAAGATCCTGCCCACCGAGCGTCACCCCCGCGACCCCCAGCCCGGCGAACGCGTCCACGTCGGCGTGCAGGCCGGTGATCAGGCCCGGGTACACGTGGATCTCGACCATGACGGCACGGTCACGCGCCTGCCCGCGCAGGCCCTCGGCGGCGGTCACCACACGGCGGATCTCGGCGCCGTCCAGACCGGCCACTACGCGTACACGTTCGTCCTGGAGGACGGTTCGTCCTCCGAGCGCCACGACTTCACGGTGGGTCGCTGGCAGGCCGTGACGGCCATCGACGGCGTGCAGGTCACCGACACCGGCGTGATCCTCACGTGTCTGACAGGGGAGCGGGCCGCGCCCGCGTACATCACCGTGGCTGTCCCGGCGCCCGGTGTCTGCACGGTGACCTTTGATGCCGATACTGCGGTGGTTCCCGAGGGTCTGGCGTGCCAGGCCCACATCCAGGGCCGGACGACGGTGCTGACGGCTGAGAACATGACCGTGACCCTCGACCTGGACGGGCTGAGTATCAAGGTGGCGGGGCACGGATCGGTGGCCCGCGCCTCGCTGGCCGTCCGCTGGCTGGAGGGCGGCAGCGATCTCACCCGGATCGAGGGCCGCTTCGGCCTGGGGGACGCGCCCCTGTACGGTCTGGGCGAGCGCTTCGACGCTCCGGACAAGCGCGGGCGCAGCCACGACGTCCGGGTGTACGAGGAGTACAAGGAGCAGGGCGCGCGAACCTACCTGCCGGTTCCACTGGTCGTCTCTGCGGAAGGTTGGGGAGTCTGGCTGGAGGCCGACGAGCCCAGCGACTTCGACCTGCGCGGCCCGGACGGCGTCATCCGCGCCCAGAAGCTGCCGGACGCCCCGACACGCCTGGTGCTGCACCTGATCGTGGCGGACACCGCGTATGGCGTGACCAGCGCCTTCGTCGGCCTGAACGGGGGGCTGGCCGTGCCGCCGAAGTGGGCCTTCGGGCCGTGGATGAGTTCCAACGACTGGAACAATCAGGCCCGCACCGAGGAGGTCGTGCGCCGCACGGTGGCCGAGGACATTCCCGCCACCGTGCTGGTGCTGGAGGCGTGGAGTGACGAGCACACTTTCTACATCTTCAACGATGCCGGCTACACGCCAAAAACCGGGGCCGAGGCGTTCCGGGCCTCGGACTTCCAGTACGCCGGCCGCTGGCCTGACCCCAAGGCCATGATCGACGAATGCCACGCCCACGGCATCCGGGTGGTGCTGTGGCAGATCCCGGTGCAGAAACACGTCCCCGAGGAGCACGCCCAGCACCACGCGGACGAGGCGTACATGCTGGACCAGGGCTACGGAGTCCACGACGCCGACGGCCGCCCCTACCGGTGCCGCGGCTGGTGGTTCACCGACGGCCTGGTCATGGACTTCACGAACCCCGCCGCCCGCGAGTGGTGGTTCGCCAAGCGCGCCTACCTCTTCGACGACCTCGGCATCGACGGCATGAAGACCGATGGGGGAGAGCACCTGTGGGGCCGGGGCCTGCGGATGCACGATGGCCGGCGCGGCCTGGAGATGGTCAACGCCTACCCCAACAGCTATGTCGGCGCCTACCACGACTTCATCCAGGAGCGTACCCGGGGCGACGGCCTGACCTTTTCCCGCGCCGGGTACACCGGCGCTGGCCGCTACCCCGCGCACTGGGCCGGAGACGAGAACAGCACGTGGAGCGCGCTGAAGTCCAGCATCCAGGCGGGGCTGTCCGCCGGGATCAGCGGCGTGTCCATGTGGTCGTGGGACATCGGCGGGTTCAGCGGCGAAATCCCCACCGTCGAGCTGTACCTGCGCTCAGTGGGCTTCGGGGCCTTCAGCCCGATCATGCAGTACCACAGCGAGTGGAACCCGGCCAGCGAGAACCGCGACCGCACGCCCTGGAACATCGCCGAACGGCATCAGGACGACCGCGCGCTGACGGTCTACCGCCGCTACGCCCAGCTCCGCATGCGCCTCCTCGACTACCTGCACGGCGAGGCCCTGGCCCTCAGCGCTGAGGGTCTGCCCATGATGCGCTACCCCGGACTGGAGTTCCCGATGGCGCGCGCCTTCCTGGAAGAAGACCCCCACGCCTACCTGTTGGGCCGTGACCTGCTGGTGTGCCCGGTCGTCGAGAAGGGCGCCCTGGCCCGCCCCGTCCACCTGCCGCCCGGCGAGTGGGTCAACCTGTGGAGCGGCGCCCATCTGAGTGGACACCGAACGGTGGTGGTTCCATCACCGCTCGACACCATCCCCGTGTTCGTCCGGGCGACCTCGCCCCGTCTCGACCTGCTCCTCGCCGCTGCAGCGCAGTTCTGA
- a CDS encoding glycoside hydrolase family 15 protein yields MSPDLRALAAPLLEHQAPSGAFPACPTFSQYPYSWLRDSTFIAYALDRAGEHAASGRYYRWAAQTIAERSEQVSALVALRQRGEAIPEHAFLPCRFALNGEALDDGWPNFQLDGYGQWLWGLGEHLRAQGLRAMPEVFRPGVEVTLAYLKAFWREPCYDCWEEFPYRWHTSTLASLAAGLRAMQPFMRGLEPVTADVLAFIRDHLVQGGQLVKFAGYPDVDASLLWVAVPFGVLAVDDPVYTRTVQAIEQTLLRGGVHRYARDTYYGGGSWVLLTAWLGWVYARQGRPEEAHALLGWIRDQNRGRGLPEQTTDGVLNPVYVDYWRGQWGESARPLLWSHAMHLILEAEVAAHASPLPGVPS; encoded by the coding sequence GTGAGCCCCGATCTCCGGGCCCTCGCGGCCCCGCTGCTGGAGCACCAGGCGCCCAGCGGCGCCTTCCCGGCCTGCCCGACCTTCTCGCAGTACCCGTATTCGTGGCTGCGCGACAGCACCTTCATCGCGTACGCGCTCGACCGGGCCGGGGAGCACGCGGCTTCGGGCCGCTATTACCGCTGGGCGGCCCAGACCATCGCGGAGCGAAGTGAGCAGGTGTCGGCACTGGTTGCTCTGCGGCAGCGGGGCGAGGCCATCCCCGAGCACGCCTTCTTGCCGTGCCGCTTCGCCCTGAACGGCGAGGCGCTCGACGATGGCTGGCCGAACTTCCAGCTGGACGGCTACGGACAGTGGTTGTGGGGCCTGGGCGAGCACCTCAGGGCGCAGGGCCTCCGGGCCATGCCCGAGGTCTTCCGGCCGGGCGTGGAGGTCACCCTGGCCTACCTAAAGGCGTTCTGGCGCGAGCCCTGCTACGACTGCTGGGAAGAGTTCCCGTACCGCTGGCACACCAGTACTCTGGCCTCCCTCGCTGCCGGCCTGCGCGCCATGCAGCCGTTCATGCGCGGCCTCGAACCCGTCACCGCCGACGTCCTGGCCTTCATCCGTGACCACCTCGTGCAGGGCGGCCAGCTCGTCAAGTTCGCCGGATACCCTGACGTGGATGCCAGCCTGCTGTGGGTTGCCGTACCTTTCGGCGTCCTCGCGGTCGATGATCCCGTCTACACCCGGACGGTGCAGGCCATCGAGCAGACCCTGCTGCGCGGCGGCGTCCACCGCTACGCCCGCGATACCTACTACGGCGGCGGCTCCTGGGTGCTGCTCACCGCGTGGCTGGGTTGGGTGTACGCCCGCCAGGGTCGCCCGGAGGAGGCCCACGCGCTCCTCGGGTGGATCCGGGATCAGAACCGGGGGCGTGGCCTGCCCGAGCAGACCACCGATGGCGTGCTCAATCCCGTCTATGTCGATTACTGGCGCGGCCAGTGGGGCGAGAGTGCGCGCCCCCTGCTGTGGTCGCACGCCATGCACCTGATCCTTGAGGCCGAAGTGGCCGCCCACGCCTCGCCCCTCCCTGGAGTTCCCTCTTGA
- a CDS encoding sugar ABC transporter substrate-binding protein: MKKLLTLALLTATSALAQTTLTYSSFTTDATHLDDMKALIAAFEKENPDVKVNLVTAPFDSYFTKLQTDIAAGSAPDVFDLNYENFVTFASKNALRPLAASLAPANTFYPAALNAFKYGGKQYALPISFSTVVLFYNKDLFDKAGVKYPTASWKWADVLAAAQKINNPTARVYGIHQPIQFWEFYKVAQQAGGGLKVGDKVEIDTPANRTALHYLVDKVRVQKVMPDAAQMSGVASEDMFLNGQLGMLVSGVWMFDKFSPAKFKWDIAVEPGNARKATHFFSNAVAVSATSKNAAAAEKWAKFLSSSPTVAARRIASNWELPALSLSQRTLIAPYLARPLPSNREAVFDSLQYAVTPPVVDQQSQLQDIVNQELEAASLGTKTVEQALASAQQRVQALLGK; this comes from the coding sequence ATGAAGAAGTTGCTCACGCTCGCCCTGCTGACCGCCACCTCCGCGCTCGCCCAGACGACCCTGACGTATTCGTCCTTCACGACCGACGCCACGCACCTGGACGACATGAAGGCCTTGATCGCCGCCTTCGAGAAGGAGAACCCGGACGTCAAGGTGAACCTCGTCACCGCGCCCTTCGACTCGTACTTCACCAAGCTGCAGACCGACATCGCCGCCGGCAGCGCCCCGGACGTATTCGACCTGAACTACGAGAACTTCGTGACTTTCGCCAGCAAGAACGCCCTGCGGCCCCTGGCGGCCAGCCTCGCCCCGGCGAACACCTTCTACCCGGCCGCGCTGAACGCCTTCAAGTATGGCGGCAAGCAGTACGCCCTGCCCATCAGCTTCAGCACCGTGGTGCTCTTCTACAACAAAGATCTCTTCGACAAGGCAGGCGTGAAGTACCCCACCGCCAGCTGGAAGTGGGCGGACGTGCTGGCCGCCGCGCAGAAGATCAACAACCCCACGGCCCGCGTGTACGGCATCCATCAGCCCATCCAGTTCTGGGAGTTCTACAAGGTCGCCCAGCAGGCGGGCGGCGGCCTGAAAGTGGGCGACAAGGTCGAGATCGACACCCCGGCCAACCGCACCGCGCTCCACTACCTGGTGGACAAGGTGCGCGTCCAGAAGGTCATGCCCGACGCCGCGCAGATGAGCGGCGTGGCCAGCGAGGACATGTTCCTCAACGGCCAGCTCGGCATGCTGGTCAGCGGGGTGTGGATGTTCGACAAGTTCTCGCCGGCCAAATTCAAGTGGGACATCGCCGTGGAGCCCGGCAACGCCAGGAAGGCCACGCACTTCTTCTCGAACGCGGTGGCGGTCAGCGCCACCAGCAAGAACGCGGCCGCCGCCGAGAAGTGGGCCAAGTTCCTGTCGAGCAGCCCCACCGTCGCCGCCCGGCGCATCGCCTCGAACTGGGAACTCCCGGCCCTGTCCCTGTCGCAGCGCACGCTGATCGCCCCCTACCTCGCCCGGCCGCTGCCCAGCAACCGTGAAGCGGTCTTCGATTCCCTCCAGTACGCCGTCACGCCGCCCGTGGTGGATCAGCAGTCGCAACTGCAGGACATCGTCAACCAGGAACTCGAGGCTGCCAGCCTGGGCACCAAGACCGTCGAGCAGGCGCTCGCCAGCGCCCAGCAGCGGGTGCAGGCGCTGCTCGGCAAGTGA
- a CDS encoding carbohydrate ABC transporter permease: protein MTAQLQQVHDRPRFARLRRSRANWPAFVLLALGGLVMVLPFLWMVSTSLKPSTDVLTLPPRLIPAQPTTDAYTQVAQSFPLWRALLNSCVVAALTTLGQLVISSMAGYAFARFRFRGRDALFTVFLGTLMVPFAVTMTPLFIIVKELGWTNSYAGLIVPAMFSAFGIFLMRQFFLALPVELEEAAVLDGSSTLTTFWRVMLPLCGPALATLTVFSFMASWNNFLWPLLIVSTRDLMTLPLALATLQGVYPGQTQWNLIMAGTVVTVAPMILVFLLAQRWVVEGVTTSGLKG from the coding sequence ATGACCGCGCAGCTTCAGCAGGTGCACGACCGGCCACGGTTCGCCCGCCTGCGCCGCTCCCGCGCCAACTGGCCCGCCTTCGTGCTGCTGGCCCTGGGGGGGCTGGTCATGGTGCTGCCCTTCCTGTGGATGGTCAGCACGTCCCTCAAACCGTCCACGGACGTCCTGACCCTGCCGCCCCGGCTGATCCCGGCGCAGCCCACCACCGACGCGTACACCCAGGTCGCGCAGAGCTTCCCGCTGTGGCGGGCGCTGCTGAACTCCTGCGTGGTGGCGGCCCTGACTACCCTGGGGCAACTCGTGATCAGTTCCATGGCCGGCTACGCCTTCGCCCGCTTCCGCTTCCGTGGGCGCGACGCGCTGTTCACGGTCTTCCTGGGTACCCTGATGGTGCCGTTCGCGGTGACCATGACGCCGCTGTTCATCATCGTCAAGGAGCTCGGCTGGACGAACTCCTACGCAGGGCTGATCGTCCCCGCCATGTTCAGCGCCTTCGGGATCTTCCTGATGCGGCAGTTCTTCCTGGCCCTGCCCGTGGAGCTCGAAGAGGCGGCCGTGCTGGACGGCTCCAGCACCCTCACGACCTTCTGGCGCGTGATGCTGCCCCTGTGCGGCCCGGCGCTGGCCACGCTGACGGTGTTCTCGTTCATGGCGTCGTGGAACAACTTCCTGTGGCCGCTGCTGATCGTGAGTACCCGCGACCTGATGACCCTCCCCCTGGCCCTGGCGACCCTCCAGGGTGTGTACCCCGGCCAGACCCAGTGGAACCTGATCATGGCCGGCACCGTCGTGACCGTCGCTCCCATGATCCTGGTCTTTTTGCTCGCCCAGCGCTGGGTGGTCGAGGGCGTGACCACCAGCGGTCTCAAGGGCTGA
- a CDS encoding carbohydrate ABC transporter permease codes for MYERGLNRTLTLALFLGPALVGAALFLVGPILASLVLAFMHWDLLTPMRFAGLANFQRLLHDPDFWGALRHTLTFIVGYVPLVMAVGFLVALGLNARIPGRGLLRALYFLPVVTSWVAVGLVWKWLLNPQYGLLNNALGAVGIQGPAWLFDPRWAMPAVILTSLWKDTGFVMTILLAGLQNIPPEYQEAAAIDGASGAQLHRFITLPLLAPALFFALTISLINSFQVFDQVYVMTGGGPAGATTVLIERIVKGAFSYSQMGYAAAMSWALFLLVFGTSFVISRLRARWEP; via the coding sequence ATGTACGAGCGCGGACTGAACCGGACGCTTACCCTGGCGCTGTTCCTGGGCCCGGCGCTGGTCGGGGCGGCCCTCTTCCTGGTGGGCCCGATCCTGGCTTCCCTGGTTCTGGCCTTCATGCACTGGGATCTGCTGACGCCCATGCGCTTCGCCGGGCTCGCCAACTTCCAGCGCCTGCTGCACGACCCGGACTTCTGGGGCGCGCTGCGGCACACCCTGACCTTCATCGTCGGCTATGTGCCGCTCGTGATGGCCGTGGGATTCCTGGTGGCCCTGGGCCTGAACGCCCGCATTCCGGGCCGGGGTCTGCTGCGCGCCCTGTACTTCCTGCCGGTGGTCACCAGCTGGGTCGCGGTCGGGCTGGTCTGGAAGTGGCTGCTCAACCCGCAGTACGGGCTCCTGAACAATGCGCTCGGGGCTGTCGGCATCCAGGGACCGGCGTGGCTGTTCGATCCGCGCTGGGCGATGCCCGCCGTGATCCTCACCAGCCTGTGGAAGGACACCGGGTTTGTCATGACCATCCTGCTCGCGGGATTGCAGAACATCCCGCCGGAATATCAGGAGGCCGCCGCCATCGACGGGGCGAGCGGCGCGCAGCTCCACCGCTTTATCACCCTGCCGCTGCTCGCCCCGGCACTGTTCTTCGCGCTGACCATCAGCCTGATCAACTCCTTCCAGGTGTTCGACCAGGTCTACGTGATGACCGGTGGCGGCCCGGCGGGCGCGACCACCGTCCTGATCGAACGCATCGTCAAGGGCGCGTTCTCGTACAGCCAGATGGGGTACGCCGCCGCCATGTCGTGGGCGCTGTTCCTGCTGGTCTTCGGCACGTCCTTCGTGATTTCCCGCCTGCGCGCACGGTGGGAGCCATGA
- a CDS encoding ROK family transcriptional regulator has translation MRSLRGNDQSVVRVLNRNAIFNTLHREGPLSRVQLKERSGLSGAAITGVVGDLMRDGLVEEREGGVSSGGRPPVLLAVNYRARSAVGIKLMERRLEAVLTNLGGEVQRHLQVGLPDHRPETVVRTVQSAVEALLTQSGTRKEQLMGLGMGLPGVIDDRRGVCVHSDYLQWHEVPIGALLEEAVGVPIALDNDVNAFAVAERLFGHGKATSNLIVITVGRGIGAGLVANGQLVRGRDGGAGEFGHVVSETGGRRCECGKAGCLEAYASEPALVARARELASDLEITQADDLLHHLDDPRIAGLLRDAGQRIGIQLANLVNLLNPELIVVGGEGVRFGDPLFTPMREALREHSFASLAVDLPVVIEPWGDEVWARGAASLAVSHAFDLDLQEDACTSAD, from the coding sequence ATGCGCTCACTTCGTGGAAACGATCAGAGCGTGGTGCGCGTTCTGAACCGCAATGCCATCTTCAACACCCTCCACCGCGAGGGACCGCTCAGCCGCGTGCAGCTCAAGGAACGCAGCGGGCTCAGTGGCGCGGCCATCACCGGCGTCGTGGGCGACCTGATGCGCGACGGTCTGGTCGAGGAACGCGAGGGCGGCGTGAGTTCCGGCGGACGCCCCCCCGTGCTGCTGGCCGTCAACTACCGGGCCCGTTCCGCCGTCGGCATCAAACTCATGGAACGCCGCCTGGAGGCGGTGCTCACCAACCTCGGTGGGGAAGTCCAGCGTCACCTGCAGGTGGGGTTGCCCGATCACCGGCCTGAAACGGTGGTTCGCACCGTGCAGAGCGCCGTCGAGGCCCTCCTGACCCAGTCCGGCACCCGCAAGGAGCAGCTGATGGGACTCGGCATGGGCCTTCCTGGCGTCATCGATGACCGGCGGGGCGTGTGTGTGCACTCGGATTACCTGCAGTGGCACGAAGTCCCGATCGGCGCCCTGCTCGAGGAGGCCGTCGGTGTGCCCATCGCGCTCGACAACGACGTGAACGCCTTCGCGGTCGCCGAGCGCCTGTTCGGTCATGGCAAGGCCACGTCCAACCTGATCGTCATCACCGTCGGGCGCGGCATCGGGGCCGGGCTGGTCGCCAACGGGCAGCTGGTGCGCGGGCGCGACGGCGGCGCTGGTGAGTTCGGCCACGTCGTCAGCGAGACGGGCGGCCGCCGCTGCGAGTGCGGTAAGGCCGGCTGCCTGGAAGCCTACGCCAGCGAGCCCGCGCTCGTGGCCCGCGCCCGCGAACTCGCCAGCGACCTGGAGATCACGCAGGCGGACGACCTCCTGCACCATCTCGATGACCCCCGGATCGCCGGACTGCTGCGCGACGCCGGACAGCGCATCGGCATTCAGCTGGCCAACCTCGTGAACCTCCTGAACCCCGAACTCATCGTGGTCGGTGGCGAGGGCGTGCGCTTCGGCGACCCGCTGTTCACACCCATGCGGGAAGCGCTGCGCGAGCACAGCTTCGCGTCCCTGGCCGTCGACCTGCCCGTGGTGATCGAACCCTGGGGCGACGAGGTCTGGGCGCGCGGCGCGGCGAGTCTGGCGGTCAGCCACGCCTTCGACCTCGACCTGCAGGAGGACGCATGTACGAGCGCGGACTGA
- a CDS encoding site-specific integrase produces the protein MTLDVYRSALGDRTRGWLALHPDERRRRAVEACAQKDAGTLWSLTEAHLGLYGASGILVSPHTLSAYRTGVTQYVLYAQERALNVLHPSLDDAQAYALHLLERRKIATVRGKVAAAAALYKALRWAGATDVTPFSGVRVPKDHEHPLTKNPPYSPAVLRRVFGRVDEALPLARGRERTRLLSARTLLLILAHTGLRIQEALDLAWADVHLDEDEPFITVRSGKGRKSRDVGLSDRLTSALRTYRALPRRRSHAAAMVLPFRTRAAAANLLRPLFERDEVDASGRPVSDWRGCHAFRKATGTRLYEALGDFAAVAEVLGHADINVTRSYVRISGGRAGKVMRDW, from the coding sequence ATGACGCTGGACGTCTACCGCTCGGCGCTGGGCGACCGGACGCGCGGCTGGCTGGCCCTTCATCCAGACGAGCGCCGCCGACGCGCCGTGGAGGCCTGCGCACAGAAGGATGCCGGAACCCTGTGGAGCCTGACGGAGGCGCACCTGGGCCTGTATGGCGCGAGCGGCATCCTGGTCAGTCCACATACCCTGAGCGCGTATCGCACCGGCGTCACGCAGTACGTCCTCTACGCCCAGGAGCGCGCCCTGAACGTGCTTCACCCCAGCCTGGACGACGCCCAGGCGTACGCCCTGCACCTGCTCGAACGCCGCAAGATCGCCACAGTGCGCGGCAAGGTGGCCGCCGCCGCCGCCCTGTACAAGGCGCTGCGCTGGGCCGGCGCGACGGACGTCACGCCCTTCTCGGGCGTACGCGTGCCCAAGGATCACGAGCATCCGCTGACGAAGAACCCACCGTACTCGCCCGCCGTGCTGCGCCGCGTGTTCGGGCGGGTGGACGAGGCGCTGCCGCTGGCCCGCGGGCGGGAACGGACCCGGCTGCTCAGCGCCCGGACGCTCCTGCTGATCCTGGCCCACACGGGGCTGCGGATTCAGGAAGCGCTCGACCTCGCCTGGGCCGACGTGCACCTGGACGAGGACGAGCCCTTCATCACGGTGCGTTCCGGCAAGGGTCGCAAGAGCCGGGACGTGGGCCTGTCCGACCGGCTGACCTCGGCCCTGCGAACCTACCGGGCACTGCCGCGGCGACGGTCGCATGCGGCGGCGATGGTGCTGCCCTTCCGGACGCGGGCAGCGGCGGCGAATCTCCTGAGGCCCCTGTTCGAGCGGGACGAAGTGGACGCCTCCGGGCGACCCGTGTCCGACTGGCGGGGCTGCCACGCGTTCCGCAAGGCCACCGGGACACGCCTGTACGAGGCGTTGGGCGATTTCGCGGCGGTGGCAGAGGTGCTCGGACACGCGGACATCAACGTCACGAGATCCTATGTCCGGATTTCCGGCGGACGGGCCGGGAAGGTCATGCGGGACTGGTAA